In Plasmodium gaboni strain SY75 chromosome 7, whole genome shotgun sequence, the following are encoded in one genomic region:
- a CDS encoding EMP1-trafficking protein: MLYNRSSIIKRNENNKYMSKRYYAIMYHKMISGEYNIKKKSRMFYYILIKILFISFFICILNISSHDTYCKEVNKKDNIKGLFSIRSIRLLSERKQRNYGRPQPTVYVNNGEEEYYDEEYSEEDTSTDEFAEGEYYDDEVNEEGNSYEEYYEEEGENYNKALEKYNGYTSKSGGVSSMLKSVISGFTETCNDVKEAVKPNINTLKDTLSSGITNIDKHVVGNVSNIINKITKDYEDDSEEYDPYDEYNEYDLYDENLNEEMSDEMEYEENHNFPPSRSNLMKRASNNMQKVPSNINVNTVNKENKSSNTGNKFVGEFKSNSDGGMNNRVNNSNKASXXXXXXXXXXXXXXXXXXXXXXXXXXXXXXXXXXXXXXXXXXXXXXXXXXXXXXXXXXXXXXXXXXXXXXXXXXXXXXXXXXXXXXXXXXXXXXXXXXXXEFKNNDDGGMKKETSTTKTFVSEFKNNDDGGMKKETSTTKTSVSEFKNNSDGGLNKEISTPKNFVSEFKNNADGDLNKEISTPKNFVSEFESNTDSFMNKDPYTPKKFVSEFESNTDSFMNKDPYTPKKFVSEFESNTDSFMNKDPYAHRKFVSEFKNNSDSGINKDLDTKVSIVNENKHNNSDNKNMESGSTKNVLSEGKYNDNGMNKKPSTNTNINNENNENNKNNKNTHNESIGLSNTKNHTEQNVKTHSSNHPENETNNKVHNTNEREFPQTDRINLNNRKGSVSEFNENIEETKKHIPPNKNYTHHTHEENKVEKKMSDQDEMKGPKDVSKNVESISSQGMSKHIPYNTVKNKHSGLNIPKNIPINNGRLKKGCMVHEIDFMGNSSRSTTNDTRENVKIKEKCNSGTTTGRGKNNKKNDIDKLKSDLINSKNISPKNEKHIADKLKPNVGTSKNNESKKEKNVPDKAKIEKNSSKGSELKNTKTKEKEVKGKIVDNKEKTTEKKENNHQAVNFQPSNINKNLLRKILR, from the exons atgttatataatagATCAAGTATCATAAAACGTAATgagaataataaatatatgtcCAAACGTTATTATGCAATTATGTATCATAAAATGATATCTGGggaatataatataaaaaaaaaaagtagAATGTTCTATTACattcttataaaaatattatttattagTTTTTTCATATGTATATTGAACATATCGAGCCAT GATACGTACTGTAAGGAGGTCAATAAgaaagataatataaaaggGTTATTTAGTATAAGATCAATCAGATTATTATCTGAACGTAAACAAAGAAATTATGGTAGACCTCAACCTACTGTATATGTTAATAATGGTGAGGAAGAATATTATGATGAAGAATATTCAGAGGAGGATACTTCGACAGATGAATTTGCTGAAGGTGaatattatgatgatgaagTAAATGAAGAAGGAAATTCTTATGAAGAATATTATGAGGAAGAAGgtgaaaattataataaggctttagaaaaatataatggTTATACATCAAAAAGTGGAGGTGTGTCATCAATGTTAAAATCTGTTATAAGTGGTTTTACTGAAACATGTAACGATGTAAAAGAAGCAGTGAAACCTAATATAAATACTTTAAAAGATACCCTATCAAGTGGTATAACAAATATTGATAAACATGTTGTGGGTAATGTTTctaatataataaataaaataacaaaagATTATGAGGATGATAGTGAAGAATATGATCCGtatgatgaatataatgaatatgatctatatgatgaaaatttGAATGAAGAAATGTCTGATGAAATGGAATATGAAGAGAACCATAATTTTCCTCCTAGTCGTTCTAATCTTATGAAAAGAGCATCAAATAACATGCAAAAAGTTCCAAGTAACATAAATGTTAATACTgtaaataaagaaaataagTCTTCAAATACTGGAAATAAATTTGTAGGAGAATTTAAAAGTAATTCTGATGGTGGTATGAATAACAGGGtaaataattcaaataaagCATCNNNNNNNNNNNNNNNNNNNNNNNNNNNNNNNNNNNNNNNNNNNNNNNNNNNNNNNNNNNNNNNNNNNNNNNNNNNNNNNNNNNNNNNNNNNNNNNNNNNNNNNNNNNNNNNNNNNNNNNNNNNNNNNNNNNNNNNNNNNNNNNNNNNNNNNNNNNNNNNNNNNNNNNNNNNNNNNNNNNNNNNNNNNNNNNNNNNNNNNNNNNNNNNNNNNNNNNNNNNNNNNNNNNNNNNNNNNNNNNNNNNNNNNNNNNNNNNNNNNNNNNNNNNNNNNNNNNNNNNNNNNNNNNNNNNNNNNNNNNgtgaatttaaaaataatgatgatggAGGTATGAAGAAAGAAACATCTACGACCAAAACTTTTGTGAgtgaatttaaaaataatgatgatggAGGTATGAAGAAAGAAACATCTACGACCAAAACATCTGTGAgtgaatttaaaaataattccGATGGGGGTcttaataaagaaatatcgacaccaaaaaattttgtgagtgaatttaaaaataatgcTGATGGGGATCTCAATAAAGAAATATCGACACCAAAAAATTTTGTGAGTGAATTCGAAAGTAATACAGATTCTTTTATGAATAAAGATCCATATACTCCTAAAAAATTTGTAAGTGAGTTCGAAAGTAATACCGATTCTTTTATGAATAAAGATCCATATACTCCTAAAAAATTTGTAAGTGAGTTCGAAAGTAATACAGATTCTTTTATGAATAAAGATCCATATGCTCATAGAAAATTTGTAAGTGAGTTTAAAAACAATTCTGATAGTGGCATAAATAAAGATTTGGATACAAAAGTAAGTATAgtaaatgaaaataaacataataatagcgataataaaaatatggaatCAGGTAGTAcaaaaaatgtattaagTGAAggtaaatataatgataatggAATGAATAAGAAACCTAGTActaatacaaatattaataatgaaaataatgaaaataataaaaataataaaaatactCATAATGAGAGTATAGGTTTATCAAATACTAAAAATCATACAGAACAAAATGTAAAGACACATTCATCAAATCATCCTGAGAATGAAACTAATAATAAAGTGCATAATACTAATGAAAGAGAATTTCCACAAACAGATAGAATCAATCTCAATAACCGTAAAGGAAGTGTTAGTGAatttaatgaaaatatagaggaaacaaaaaaacatattccacccaataaaaattatacacATCATACTcatgaagaaaataaagtagaaaaaaaaatgagcGATCAGGATGAAATGAAGGGACCAAAAGATGTCTCTAAAAATGTAGAATCAATTTCATCACAAGGAATGTCAAAACATATTCCTTATAATActgtaaaaaataaacattCAGGATTAAATATACCAAAAAATATTCCAATAAATAATGGAAGATTGAAAAAAGGATGTATGGTACATGAAATAGATTTTATGGGTAATAGTTCTAGAAGTACTACGAATGATACCAGAGAAAATGTTAAAATTAAAGAGAAATGTAATTCTGGAACTACTACAGGAAGaggaaaaaataacaaaaaaaatgatatagATAAATTAAAATCTGACCTTATAAATtctaaaaatatttcacctaaaaatgaaaaacaTATAGCAGATAAATTAAAACCTAATGTTGGAACAtctaaaaataatgaatcaaaaaaagaaaaaaatgttcCTGATAAAGcaaaaattgaaaaaaattctaGTAAAGGTAgtgaattaaaaaatacGAAAACTAAGGAAAAGGAAGTAAAAGGTAAAATTGttgataataaagaaaaaacgaccgaaaaaaaggaaaataatCATCAAGCAGTAAATTTTCAACCAAGTAAcataaacaaaaatttgctcagaaaaatattaagataa